A part of Lacibacter sp. H407 genomic DNA contains:
- the topA gene encoding type I DNA topoisomerase: protein MAKNLLIVESPAKAKTIEKILGKDFEVKSCYGHIRDLEKDEMGIDVNNNFEPRYIVPDEKERVVKDLKALAKKSDEVWLATDEDREGEAISWHLCEVLGLDPYKTKRIVFHEITKPAIQKAVQNPRTVNMDLVHAQQARRILDRIVGFELSPVLWRKMSMRNNLSAGRVQSVAVRLIAEREREINAFTATSSFKIEALFTAKDLSDRNVTFKAEAKKQNTADDAEKFLNSCKGATYKVKDIQVRPGKKSPAPPFTTSTLQQEASRKLGYSVSRTMQLAQKLYESGKITYMRTDSVSLSDTALGDLTRTIKGMYGDKYHQFRKFKNKNESAQEAHEAIRPTYMENTTVEDQDLRRLYELIWKRTMASQMADAELERTTALISISSNNEELKAEGEVLKFDGFLKVYREDKDDDDINEDETQEGMLPPLAVGQQLPLNEMNATERFTRPAPRYTEASLVKKLEELGIGRPSTYAPTISTVLKRGYVEKRDKEGVRRDFRVLQLKNDAVSKSMEQENTGAEKSKLFPTDLGLVVTDFLKQHFESIMDYGFTAHIEGEFDDVAEGKLKWNTMLEEFYSPFKRDVDNTIENAERIKGERELGIDAESGKKIVARMGRFGPMVQIGDVSDEEKPRFAALRKNQSIETISYEEAMDLFKLPLTLGEFEGEEVSVNVGRFGPYVKFGEQFISIPRGEEPLEITMDRAIELIKEKQTADAPVAMFENKPVTKGKGRFGPFIKWDGLFINVPKRYDFENLSANDINELIEAKVEKEANRFIVRWPDENIAVENGRWGPFIRFGKKMLKIDKKKDGEKYTTEEVAKMPVEEIKKMIEAQMPGAFSKQIKAAAKKAATKKKAATKKAANKKAAPKKAAKKK, encoded by the coding sequence ATGGCTAAGAATTTATTGATAGTAGAGAGCCCTGCCAAAGCAAAAACGATTGAAAAGATCCTCGGAAAAGACTTCGAGGTGAAGAGTTGCTATGGCCATATCCGTGACCTCGAAAAGGATGAAATGGGTATTGATGTCAACAATAATTTCGAACCCCGTTATATTGTGCCCGATGAAAAGGAACGGGTGGTAAAAGACCTAAAAGCACTGGCAAAAAAAAGTGATGAAGTATGGCTGGCAACGGATGAGGACCGTGAAGGTGAAGCCATCAGCTGGCATTTGTGTGAGGTGCTGGGCCTCGATCCTTACAAAACAAAGCGCATTGTTTTTCATGAAATTACCAAGCCTGCCATCCAGAAAGCAGTGCAAAATCCACGGACCGTTAACATGGATCTTGTGCATGCGCAGCAGGCCCGCAGAATTTTGGATCGGATTGTTGGTTTCGAACTCAGTCCGGTGCTGTGGCGCAAAATGAGCATGCGGAACAACCTCAGCGCAGGCCGTGTACAAAGTGTGGCCGTTCGCTTAATTGCCGAACGTGAACGTGAGATCAATGCATTTACTGCTACTTCTTCCTTCAAAATAGAAGCATTGTTTACTGCCAAAGATTTGAGCGACCGCAATGTGACGTTCAAGGCCGAAGCAAAGAAGCAAAACACGGCAGATGATGCGGAAAAGTTTTTGAACAGTTGCAAGGGTGCTACATATAAAGTAAAAGATATCCAAGTACGTCCCGGTAAAAAATCACCGGCACCTCCTTTCACCACTTCAACCTTACAACAGGAAGCCAGCAGAAAACTTGGCTACTCAGTAAGCCGCACTATGCAGCTTGCACAAAAGTTGTATGAAAGTGGTAAGATCACTTACATGCGTACCGATAGTGTGAGCTTGAGTGATACGGCTCTTGGTGATCTCACACGTACCATAAAAGGTATGTATGGCGACAAGTATCATCAGTTCCGCAAGTTCAAAAACAAAAATGAAAGTGCACAAGAGGCGCATGAAGCCATCCGCCCCACTTACATGGAAAATACAACGGTTGAGGATCAAGATCTACGTCGTTTGTATGAACTCATCTGGAAACGTACCATGGCATCGCAAATGGCTGATGCGGAATTGGAACGTACCACTGCTCTCATTTCTATTTCAAGTAACAATGAAGAATTAAAAGCCGAAGGTGAAGTGTTGAAGTTTGATGGCTTTTTAAAAGTATATCGTGAAGACAAAGATGATGATGATATCAACGAAGATGAAACACAGGAAGGCATGTTGCCACCGTTGGCAGTTGGTCAACAACTACCGCTAAATGAAATGAATGCAACGGAACGTTTCACCCGTCCTGCGCCAAGATATACGGAAGCATCGCTGGTAAAAAAACTGGAAGAGTTGGGTATTGGTCGCCCGTCTACATACGCTCCTACTATTTCAACTGTTTTGAAAAGAGGTTATGTGGAGAAACGTGACAAAGAAGGTGTACGCCGTGATTTCCGTGTGTTACAATTGAAGAACGATGCTGTGAGCAAAAGCATGGAACAGGAAAACACCGGTGCAGAAAAATCGAAACTCTTCCCTACTGATCTTGGTTTGGTGGTAACGGATTTTCTGAAACAGCATTTCGAAAGCATCATGGATTATGGCTTCACTGCACATATTGAAGGTGAGTTTGATGATGTGGCCGAAGGAAAGTTGAAATGGAACACAATGCTGGAGGAATTCTACAGTCCGTTTAAACGTGATGTAGATAACACCATTGAAAATGCTGAACGTATTAAAGGGGAACGTGAATTAGGGATTGATGCTGAAAGCGGTAAAAAGATCGTTGCACGCATGGGACGCTTTGGACCGATGGTGCAGATAGGTGATGTGAGTGATGAAGAAAAACCACGTTTTGCTGCGTTGCGTAAAAATCAAAGTATTGAGACCATCTCCTACGAAGAAGCAATGGATCTGTTCAAACTTCCATTGACGCTGGGTGAATTTGAAGGTGAAGAAGTGAGTGTGAATGTGGGTCGCTTTGGACCGTATGTAAAATTTGGTGAGCAGTTTATTTCTATTCCACGTGGTGAGGAACCATTGGAAATAACAATGGACAGAGCAATAGAACTCATCAAAGAAAAACAAACAGCCGATGCACCTGTTGCCATGTTTGAAAACAAACCGGTAACGAAAGGCAAAGGGCGTTTTGGTCCGTTCATTAAATGGGATGGTTTGTTTATCAATGTACCCAAGCGCTATGATTTCGAAAATCTTTCTGCGAACGACATCAATGAACTGATCGAAGCAAAAGTGGAGAAAGAAGCCAATCGTTTTATTGTGCGCTGGCCCGATGAAAATATTGCAGTTGAGAACGGTCGTTGGGGACCTTTCATCCGCTTTGGTAAAAAGATGCTGAAGATCGATAAAAAGAAAGACGGCGAAAAATATACCACAGAAGAAGTGGCAAAAATGCCGGTGGAAGAGATTAAGAAAATGATCGAAGCACAGATGCCGGGAGCTTTCTCAAAACAAATAAAAGCGGCTGCAAAAAAAGCAGCTACGAAAAAGAAAGCGGCTACGAAGAAGGCTGCCAATAAGAAAGCAGCGCCAAAGAAGGCTGCGAAGAAGAAATAA
- a CDS encoding geranylgeranylglycerol-phosphate geranylgeranyltransferase gives MQKLSDFFKLIRWPNLVFIALTQVLFFYCVVQPVMFGSLYMTREYHQLFFILCLSSVFIAAAGYVINDYFDLNIDLVNKPGRMVVDRSISRRWAIFFHLFFSFAGVLMGFYIGLQNGNWIVGFANMGCVFVLWFYSTTFKKRLLTGNILISLLTAWVVFVVYLLTIHQQSDLMNPIQPGSHQKLLRLAILYSSFAFIITLIREVVKDIEDMDGDAKYGCKTMPIVWGVPFSKVFVSIWMVILLVLLIVVLFYVLQFRMWIAAGYNFLLIILPTAYVLYLLFKANQTKDFSLLSKWIKAVIFTGIVSMILFKFFA, from the coding sequence ATGCAGAAGCTCTCCGATTTTTTTAAACTGATTCGTTGGCCCAATCTTGTTTTTATTGCGTTAACACAAGTGTTGTTTTTTTATTGTGTAGTGCAGCCGGTTATGTTTGGGAGTTTGTACATGACAAGAGAGTATCATCAACTGTTTTTTATTCTTTGTCTTTCATCTGTATTTATTGCTGCAGCCGGTTATGTGATCAACGATTATTTTGATTTGAACATCGATCTGGTAAATAAACCCGGTCGTATGGTGGTTGATCGAAGCATCAGCAGGCGCTGGGCAATCTTCTTTCATCTCTTCTTTTCGTTTGCAGGTGTATTGATGGGTTTTTATATCGGGTTGCAGAATGGAAACTGGATCGTAGGCTTTGCAAATATGGGTTGTGTGTTTGTATTGTGGTTTTACAGCACCACGTTTAAAAAGCGGTTATTGACAGGTAACATTCTTATTTCGCTATTAACAGCTTGGGTGGTGTTTGTGGTGTACCTGTTAACGATCCATCAACAGAGCGATTTGATGAATCCTATACAACCGGGTTCGCATCAAAAATTATTAAGGCTGGCCATTCTGTATTCCAGCTTTGCATTTATCATTACGCTTATTCGTGAAGTGGTAAAGGATATTGAAGACATGGATGGCGATGCAAAGTACGGCTGCAAAACTATGCCCATCGTGTGGGGCGTTCCGTTTTCAAAAGTATTTGTATCGATCTGGATGGTGATCTTGCTAGTGCTCCTGATAGTGGTTTTGTTTTATGTGCTTCAATTCCGGATGTGGATCGCTGCCGGTTACAATTTCCTGTTGATCATTCTTCCAACAGCTTATGTTTTGTACCTGTTATTCAAAGCGAACCAAACAAAAGATTTTTCTTTGTTGAGTAAATGGATCAAAGCGGTGATCTTCACCGGGATCGTTTCAATGATACTGTTTAAATTTTTTGCCTGA
- a CDS encoding TonB-dependent receptor plug domain-containing protein has product MKLRKLQLMSIAFMGLLNNSFAQEKEIELDPITITASLTPVSASKTGRNILIIKGDALQKLPVQSIDELLRYVPGVEVQSRGPMGAQADITIRGGTFQQVLVILDGIRLNDPLTGHFSAYIPISTAEIDRIEVLKGASSAIYGTEAVGGVVHIISKTFANKKQTNGHKINAQLTAGDFGLFNAQAGAFIHEKNTTASVGVITNNTKGQQLRGTKGYFNLTTISASVKQKLGENTSVAYRFGYDDRDFNAQNFYTTFLSDTATESVISRWHHLKFMHKKNKHSFSFDAGYKEANDVYRFRKAVSANVNNSSLLQALALHDYAINDKSTITSGVQFISRKIVSNDRGNHEVSNAGAFVVLNQKIGKALQLNPALRVDWNERAGWELIPQLNASYRYESLLFRGSIGRTTRDGDFTERFNNYQRNPVPSGQRIGNPDLISESSLSYEVGADYFITPSLKISTTWFERFQQDLIDYIFTPYANMPRQVNLVPGGNYYLANNIDKVNTTGIETDVQYTHQFSDQHSLSGGLGFVWMRSRSSDTIPSLYVSNHARELINFNIMYRYKKIAVSTNGLFKARRSQPIAAPFVPISTDYFILNTRVDFFLLKDKLGVFVQADNIFNRRYSDLLGSIMPTRWVMGGVKVNL; this is encoded by the coding sequence ATGAAACTGAGAAAACTTCAACTCATGAGTATTGCTTTCATGGGTTTACTCAACAACAGCTTTGCCCAGGAAAAAGAAATTGAACTCGACCCTATTACTATTACTGCGTCTTTAACTCCGGTAAGCGCTTCAAAGACCGGTCGCAATATTTTAATTATTAAAGGGGATGCACTGCAAAAACTTCCGGTGCAGTCGATCGATGAATTACTGCGGTACGTTCCCGGTGTGGAAGTGCAAAGCCGTGGACCCATGGGTGCACAGGCCGACATTACCATTCGTGGCGGCACCTTTCAACAAGTGTTGGTGATACTCGATGGTATCCGTTTAAATGATCCGCTCACAGGGCATTTCAGCGCCTACATTCCTATCTCTACAGCAGAGATCGATCGTATTGAGGTGTTGAAAGGTGCATCATCTGCTATCTACGGTACAGAAGCTGTGGGTGGTGTTGTGCATATTATCAGCAAAACATTTGCTAATAAAAAACAAACCAACGGCCATAAGATCAATGCTCAATTAACTGCCGGTGATTTTGGTTTATTCAATGCACAAGCCGGTGCATTTATTCATGAAAAGAATACAACAGCATCTGTTGGCGTAATTACCAACAACACAAAAGGACAGCAACTGCGTGGCACAAAAGGTTATTTCAATCTCACTACTATTTCTGCTTCTGTTAAACAAAAGCTTGGTGAAAATACAAGTGTTGCTTACCGCTTTGGTTATGATGACCGTGATTTTAATGCACAGAATTTCTATACAACTTTCTTAAGTGACACAGCAACGGAATCTGTCATCAGTCGCTGGCATCATCTCAAATTCATGCATAAAAAAAATAAACATAGTTTTTCGTTTGATGCTGGGTATAAAGAAGCAAATGATGTGTATCGTTTTCGTAAAGCTGTTAGTGCAAACGTGAACAACTCTTCTTTGCTCCAGGCATTGGCATTGCACGATTATGCGATCAATGATAAATCAACAATAACATCCGGTGTACAATTCATCAGCCGTAAAATTGTTTCGAACGACAGAGGCAACCATGAAGTATCGAATGCAGGTGCATTCGTAGTATTGAATCAAAAGATCGGGAAAGCATTGCAATTGAATCCTGCACTTCGTGTTGACTGGAATGAACGTGCCGGTTGGGAATTAATACCACAACTGAATGCCTCGTATCGTTATGAATCATTACTCTTTCGTGGGAGTATAGGTCGTACTACAAGAGATGGAGATTTCACTGAGCGGTTTAACAACTATCAGCGTAATCCTGTTCCATCAGGACAACGAATTGGTAATCCTGATCTGATATCAGAATCATCGTTGAGTTATGAAGTGGGGGCAGATTATTTTATTACTCCATCATTAAAAATTTCAACCACCTGGTTCGAACGTTTCCAGCAAGACTTGATCGATTACATCTTCACTCCTTATGCAAATATGCCACGCCAGGTGAATCTCGTTCCGGGGGGTAATTATTATCTGGCAAATAATATCGATAAAGTAAATACAACGGGGATTGAAACCGATGTACAATACACACATCAGTTTAGTGATCAGCATTCATTATCCGGCGGACTTGGTTTTGTATGGATGCGTAGCCGCAGCAGTGACACCATTCCTTCTCTCTACGTTTCAAACCATGCAAGAGAACTGATCAATTTTAATATAATGTACCGCTACAAAAAAATTGCAGTTAGTACAAATGGTTTGTTCAAAGCAAGAAGGTCACAACCAATTGCCGCACCGTTTGTGCCCATCAGTACTGATTATTTTATTTTGAATACACGTGTAGATTTCTTTCTCCTGAAAGATAAATTAGGTGTGTTTGTACAGGCCGATAATATTTTCAACCGTCGCTACAGCGATCTGCTCGGCAGCATTATGCCCACACGTTGGGTAATGGGTGGAGTAAAAGTGAACTTATAA
- a CDS encoding alpha/beta hydrolase, producing the protein MKLAQQLVIGYYRTKLNIFAKLSKRKAAEKAFELFCTPYTSNKKKAPAVFEKAEKLHLKVEQYNLVGYRWNHPQTKKALILHGFSSTVKKFDHFVMPLVKKGYEVIAFDAPAHGDSNGKTINVYQYRDTIKKVYERFGPIHSFIAHSFGGLALSLFMEEQPYQENKKLVLIAPATETESALTSFAEVLKIDEEVKEEMRKIIFEKSGHTSDKISVRHAANKIKADVLWIHDEDDDVTPWADAEKVKQDHHPNFQFMLTKGLGHRRIYRDNKVKKAIMEFL; encoded by the coding sequence ATGAAACTCGCCCAGCAATTAGTGATTGGTTATTACCGCACCAAACTCAACATCTTTGCGAAATTATCGAAACGCAAAGCAGCAGAAAAAGCATTTGAATTATTCTGCACACCATATACTTCCAATAAAAAGAAGGCACCGGCTGTATTTGAAAAAGCTGAGAAACTGCATTTAAAAGTGGAACAGTACAACCTGGTTGGTTACCGCTGGAATCATCCGCAAACTAAGAAGGCGCTGATCCTGCATGGTTTTTCATCTACCGTAAAAAAGTTCGATCATTTTGTAATGCCGCTGGTGAAGAAAGGGTATGAAGTGATTGCATTTGATGCGCCTGCACATGGCGACAGCAATGGCAAAACGATTAATGTGTATCAATACCGTGATACCATTAAAAAAGTGTACGAACGCTTTGGGCCCATTCATTCCTTTATTGCACATTCATTTGGCGGACTGGCTCTTTCTTTATTTATGGAAGAACAACCTTACCAGGAAAATAAGAAACTGGTATTGATTGCACCAGCTACCGAAACAGAAAGCGCACTCACCAGTTTTGCCGAAGTGCTGAAGATTGATGAGGAAGTAAAAGAAGAAATGCGCAAGATCATTTTTGAAAAGAGCGGACATACCAGCGATAAAATTTCTGTTCGACACGCAGCGAATAAAATTAAAGCAGACGTATTGTGGATTCACGATGAAGACGATGATGTAACCCCATGGGCTGATGCAGAAAAAGTAAAGCAGGATCATCATCCCAATTTTCAGTTCATGCTCACCAAAGGTTTAGGCCACCGACGGATTTACAGGGATAATAAAGTGAAAAAGGCGATTATGGAGTTTTTGTAA
- a CDS encoding Rossmann-like and DUF2520 domain-containing protein: MNIVLLGSGNTATVLAKMIKKADHSIVQVWSRNAAHAEALAAKVNAKAIASLNDITTEADICIMAVTDSAIPELAKQLKLKRKVLVHTAGSVSKEVLRNSSPNYGVLYPLQSLRKEMIVIPPVPFLVDGNSDEVNVLLADFAASFSDNVQPADDDTRLKMHLAAVMVSNFTNHLYALTEDYCKDRRLDFKLLHPLIIEVACRLTQGNAIDMQTGPARRGDEETIKKHLLLLEIDEHLQDLYHELSESIRRLYRKK, translated from the coding sequence ATGAATATTGTTCTTCTTGGTTCGGGTAATACGGCCACTGTGCTGGCGAAAATGATCAAAAAAGCTGATCACAGCATTGTGCAGGTGTGGAGCCGCAATGCTGCACATGCAGAAGCGCTTGCTGCGAAAGTAAATGCGAAAGCCATTGCTTCGCTCAACGATATTACTACCGAAGCGGATATCTGTATTATGGCTGTTACCGACAGTGCTATCCCTGAACTGGCCAAACAGCTGAAGTTAAAACGGAAGGTACTGGTGCACACAGCCGGCAGTGTAAGCAAAGAGGTATTACGTAACAGCTCGCCCAACTATGGTGTGTTGTATCCGTTGCAGAGCTTGCGCAAGGAGATGATCGTTATTCCGCCCGTTCCTTTTTTGGTGGATGGCAACTCCGATGAAGTAAATGTGCTGCTGGCCGATTTTGCTGCTTCCTTTTCTGATAATGTACAGCCGGCGGATGATGATACACGGTTAAAAATGCACCTGGCGGCAGTAATGGTGAGCAATTTCACCAATCATTTGTATGCATTAACAGAAGATTACTGCAAAGACCGTAGGCTCGATTTTAAATTGTTGCATCCCCTCATTATTGAAGTGGCCTGCCGTTTAACACAGGGCAATGCAATTGATATGCAAACAGGTCCGGCTCGCAGGGGTGATGAAGAAACCATAAAAAAGCATTTGCTGTTGCTCGAGATCGATGAGCACTTGCAGGATCTTTACCACGAACTTTCCGAAAGCATAAGAAGGCTGTATCGAAAAAAGTAA
- a CDS encoding type II toxin-antitoxin system RelE/ParE family toxin, giving the protein MAYEVIWTLHAEEDYRQIIFYLKNEWSETVALHFINTTEERIERIAVFPLLGIASEKDNSIRSIVLTKHNKLYYQFLESKIYILSLFDTRQHPDKNKFE; this is encoded by the coding sequence ATGGCTTACGAAGTAATATGGACTTTGCATGCAGAGGAAGATTACAGGCAGATTATTTTTTATCTGAAAAATGAATGGTCTGAGACCGTTGCACTACACTTCATCAACACAACAGAAGAAAGAATTGAACGGATTGCTGTTTTTCCTCTTTTAGGCATTGCATCTGAAAAAGATAATTCGATCAGAAGTATTGTTCTCACAAAACACAATAAACTGTACTACCAATTCCTTGAATCAAAAATTTATATTCTCTCATTATTCGACACAAGACAACATCCGGATAAAAATAAGTTTGAGTAA
- a CDS encoding Maf family nucleotide pyrophosphatase: protein MERIILASQSPRRKQLLEWAEIPFDVIVKETDEMYPASLSIEKVPVYIARNKALAVKDELSHDRLILAADTIVVLNGKVIGKPVNRENAIEILTELSGQTHQVITGVVLMRDDTETAFADITEVEFHQLSKTQIEFYVDKYQPYDKAGAYAIQEWIGVVGIKRVKGDFYNVMGLPVSRVVRALQ, encoded by the coding sequence ATGGAACGAATCATTCTTGCTTCTCAATCGCCCCGACGCAAACAATTACTGGAGTGGGCCGAAATTCCGTTTGATGTAATAGTAAAGGAAACAGATGAAATGTATCCTGCTTCCTTGAGTATTGAAAAAGTGCCGGTATATATTGCACGTAACAAAGCGCTGGCGGTAAAAGATGAATTAAGTCACGACCGATTGATCCTTGCAGCCGATACCATTGTTGTGTTAAATGGAAAAGTGATCGGCAAACCTGTGAACAGGGAAAACGCTATTGAAATTTTGACTGAACTGTCGGGGCAAACGCATCAGGTTATTACCGGCGTTGTGTTGATGCGGGACGATACCGAAACCGCATTTGCAGATATTACCGAAGTGGAGTTTCATCAACTCAGCAAAACACAGATCGAGTTTTATGTAGATAAATATCAACCCTACGACAAAGCTGGAGCGTATGCCATACAGGAATGGATCGGTGTGGTGGGAATTAAACGGGTTAAAGGCGATTTCTATAATGTAATGGGATTACCGGTAAGCAGGGTGGTGCGGGCGCTACAGTAA
- the amaB gene encoding L-piperidine-6-carboxylate dehydrogenase, with protein MHDFIQQLGIKAQNSGVSTGVNWLASTGELITSSSPVDGKTIASVTSADKATYETVIAKAQAAFAEWRTWPAPKRGEIVRQIGEALRAKKEPLGRLVSYEMGKSLQEGYGEVQEMIDICDFAVGLSRQLHGLTMHSERPLHRMYEQWHPLGIVGIISAFNFPVAVWSWNTMLAWICGDVCIWKPSEKTPLCGIACQNIVAEVFAKNNVPEGVSCLIQGGREIGEWMSNDPRVPLVSATGSTRMGKAVGAAVGQRLGRSLLELGGNNAIIISEHADLNIAIRGAVFGAVGTAGQRCTTTRRLIIHESIYDTVKEKLVAAYKQLNIGDPLNESNHVGPLIDTDAVKNYLHAIEQCKAEGGHFIVKGGVLSGAGYESGCYVKPCMAEAKPTFKIVGHETFAPILYLLKYKTIDEAIAIQNGVPQGLSSSIMTLNLREAEQFLSVAGSDCGIANVNIGTSGAEIGGAFGGEKETGGGRESGSDAWKNYMRRQTNTINYSANLPLAQGIKFDI; from the coding sequence ATGCATGATTTTATTCAACAACTCGGCATCAAAGCACAGAACAGTGGCGTTTCAACAGGCGTAAACTGGTTAGCATCAACAGGTGAATTGATTACCTCCTCCTCTCCTGTTGATGGGAAAACAATTGCTTCAGTTACTTCAGCAGATAAAGCAACTTATGAAACCGTCATTGCAAAAGCACAAGCAGCTTTTGCAGAATGGCGCACATGGCCGGCACCTAAACGTGGTGAAATTGTCCGCCAGATCGGCGAAGCATTACGTGCAAAGAAAGAACCGCTCGGTCGATTGGTTTCGTATGAAATGGGCAAGAGTTTACAGGAAGGTTACGGTGAAGTGCAGGAAATGATCGACATCTGCGATTTCGCAGTTGGTCTGTCACGCCAATTACATGGATTGACCATGCACAGTGAACGTCCTTTGCATCGCATGTATGAGCAATGGCATCCATTAGGTATTGTGGGCATCATCTCTGCATTCAACTTTCCCGTTGCAGTATGGAGCTGGAACACCATGCTGGCATGGATCTGTGGTGATGTGTGCATCTGGAAGCCATCAGAAAAAACACCATTGTGTGGAATTGCGTGTCAGAATATTGTTGCAGAAGTATTTGCAAAAAATAATGTGCCCGAAGGCGTGAGTTGTTTAATTCAAGGCGGCAGGGAAATTGGTGAGTGGATGAGTAACGATCCAAGAGTGCCATTGGTTTCTGCAACGGGAAGTACAAGAATGGGTAAAGCAGTCGGCGCAGCCGTTGGTCAACGTTTGGGCAGAAGTTTATTAGAACTTGGTGGTAACAATGCCATCATCATCAGTGAACATGCTGATCTTAACATTGCTATCCGTGGTGCAGTGTTTGGTGCTGTTGGTACAGCCGGACAACGTTGCACAACAACACGTCGTTTGATTATTCATGAATCAATTTACGATACTGTAAAAGAAAAATTAGTTGCGGCGTATAAACAATTAAACATTGGTGACCCGTTAAATGAAAGCAATCATGTGGGTCCGTTGATTGATACAGATGCCGTGAAAAATTATTTACATGCTATTGAACAATGCAAAGCTGAAGGTGGACATTTCATTGTTAAAGGCGGCGTATTATCAGGTGCAGGTTATGAAAGTGGATGCTATGTAAAGCCATGCATGGCTGAAGCAAAACCAACTTTCAAAATTGTGGGGCACGAAACGTTTGCTCCTATTCTCTATCTCTTGAAATACAAAACCATCGATGAAGCCATCGCCATTCAGAATGGTGTGCCGCAAGGTTTATCATCTTCCATTATGACGCTGAACCTGCGTGAAGCAGAGCAGTTTCTATCAGTTGCCGGCAGCGATTGCGGTATTGCCAATGTAAATATCGGAACAAGCGGTGCTGAGATAGGCGGCGCCTTCGGTGGCGAAAAAGAAACCGGTGGCGGCCGTGAAAGTGGCAGCGATGCCTGGAAAAATTATATGCGCCGGCAAACCAACACGATCAACTATTCAGCAAATCTGCCTCTGGCTCAGGGAATTAAGTTCGATATTTAA
- a CDS encoding KdsC family phosphatase, whose protein sequence is MNLLERFSSIKTFVFDMDGVLTDGSLIIMPGNEHIRTMNIKDGYALQLAVKKGYTVAVISGSVSKPCAERLEYLGVRNVFMKVKDKEEVLAQFLLSNHLKWDETLFMGDDIPDLEVMKLVGLSACPADAVPEIKAVSTFISTINGGKGCVREVIEKVLKLNDDWAVDAQGISSL, encoded by the coding sequence ATGAACCTGCTCGAACGTTTCTCCAGTATTAAGACTTTTGTGTTTGATATGGATGGTGTGCTCACCGATGGCTCACTCATCATTATGCCCGGCAATGAGCATATCCGCACCATGAATATTAAAGACGGTTATGCCTTACAGTTAGCCGTTAAGAAAGGGTATACTGTTGCAGTAATCTCAGGCAGCGTAAGTAAACCCTGTGCTGAACGCCTGGAATATCTCGGCGTACGCAATGTGTTTATGAAAGTGAAGGATAAAGAAGAAGTGCTGGCACAGTTTCTCCTTTCCAATCATTTGAAATGGGACGAAACCCTGTTCATGGGCGATGATATTCCTGATCTGGAGGTGATGAAGTTGGTGGGGCTTTCTGCCTGCCCGGCCGATGCAGTGCCTGAAATAAAAGCAGTATCAACATTTATTTCAACCATCAACGGCGGTAAAGGTTGTGTGCGTGAAGTAATTGAGAAAGTGTTAAAGCTGAATGATGACTGGGCGGTTGATGCGCAAGGAATCAGCTCATTGTAA